The following are encoded together in the Neomonachus schauinslandi chromosome X, ASM220157v2, whole genome shotgun sequence genome:
- the LOC110575121 gene encoding E3 ubiquitin-protein ligase SIAH1A-like, whose amino-acid sequence MKRQTSSPLLPGTSTRSSQRVPVLAGTTASNGDLASLFECPVCFDYVLPPILQCHSGHLVCTTCRPKLKCCPTCRGSLGSIRNLAMEKVASSVLFPCKYLSYGCELTLPHTEKVTHEKLCEFRPYLCPCPGAFCKWQGSLDAVMPHLMHQHESITSLQGEDIVFLATDINLPGAVDWVMTQSCFGVHFILVLEKQEKYNGHQQFFAIVQLIGTHKQAENFAYRLELNSPRRRLTWEATPRSIHDGIATAIMNSDCLVFDTSIAQFFAENGNLGINVTISTC is encoded by the coding sequence ATGAAGCGCCAGACTTCATCACCATTACTTCCAGGAACCTCGACGCGTTCGTCCCAGAGGGTGCCCGTCCTGGCCGGCACAACTGCATCCAACGGTGACCTGGCGAGTCTTTTTGAGTGTCCGGTCTGCTTTGACTATGTGTTACCACCCATTCTTCAGTGTCACAGTGGCCATCTTGTGTGTACCACCTGCCGCCCGAAGCTCAAGTGTTGTCCGACCTGCCGGGGCTCTCTGGGATCCATTCGCAACTTGGCTATGGAGAAAGTGGCCAGTTCCGTACTTTTCCCATGTAAATACCTCTCTTATGGGTGTGAATTAACTTTGCCACACACTGAGAAAGTAACCCACGAAAAGCTCTGTGAATTTAGGCCTTACCTGTGCCCATGTCCTGGTGCTTTCTGTAAATGGCAAGGCTCTCTGGATGCCGTCATGCCCCATCTGATGCATCAGCATGAATCCATTACGTCCCTACAGGGAGAAGATATCGTTTTCCTGGCTACCGACATTAACCTCCCTGGGGCCGTGGACTGGGTGATGACGCAGTCCTGTTTTGGCGTTCATTTCATATTAGTCTtggagaaacaagaaaagtacAACGGTCACCAGCAGTTCTTCGCAATCGTCCAGCTGATAGGAACACACAAGCAAGCTGAAAACTTCGCCTATCGTCTTGAGCTCAATAGTCCCAGGCGGCGGCTGACTTGGGAAGCGACTCCGCGCTCCATTCACGACGGAATTGCCACAGCCATTATGAACAGTGACTGCCTAGTCTTTGATACCAGCATTGCACAGTTTTTCGCAGAAAACGGCAACTTGGGCATCAACGTAACTATTTCCACGTGTTGA